CAACCCGGGACCTGACGCTCCGGAGATCAAGTACATGCTGGAACGCCGGCGCGAGCTGGGCGGCAATGTTCCCGAGCGTCGGGTTAAGCACGAGCCGCTGCACCTGCCGGACGAGAAGGCCTACGAAGTGGCCAACCGCGGCTCCGGCAAGCAGCTGGCCGCCACCACCATGGCGTTCGTGCGGCTGCTCAAGGACCTGATGCGGGATAAGGAGTTCGGCAAGCGGATTGTGCCGATCATTCCGGATGAGGCCCGTACCTTCGGCATGGACTCGTTCTTCCCCACCGCAAAGATCTACAACCCCAAGGGTCAGAATTACCTTTCTGTAGACCGGGATCTCGTCCTGGCCTACAAGGAGTCCCCGCAGGGCCAGATCGTGCATGTGGGCATCAACGAGGCCGGTTCCATTGCTGCGTTCACCGCCGCCGGAACGTCCTACGCCACTCACGGCGAACCGCTAATTCCGGTGTACGTGTTCTACTCGATGTTTGGGTTCCAGCGCACGGGCGACTACATCTGGGCGGCCACCGACCAGATGGCCCGCGGTTTCATGATTTCCGCGACTGCCGGCCGCACCACCCTGACCGGTGAAGGCCTGCAGCATGCTGACGGACACTCTCCGATCCTGGCCTCCACCAACCCCGCGGTGAAGACCTACGACCCGGCATATGGGTACGAGATTGGGCACATTGTCCGCCACGGCCTCGAGCAGATGTACGGCCCGGATTCTGAGGATCCGAACGTCGTCTACAACCTCATGGTCTACAACGAGCCGATCCAGCAGCCCAAGGCTCCGGAGGACCTGGACGTGGAAGGCATCGTCAAGGGCATTTACCTTCTTGCTCCGGCAAAGGTTGACGGTCCCCGCGCTCAGCTGCTCGCATCCGGCGTTGCCGTACCGTGGGCTCTTGAAGCTCAGAAGATCCTCGCTGAGGATTGGGGCGTATCTGCCGATGTTTGGTCCGTGACCTCATGGAATGAACTGCGCCGCGACGGCTTGGCCGCCGAGGAAGAAGCATTCCTGAATCCCGACGCCGAACCCCGCGTGCCGTTCGTGACCCAGCAGCTCGCTGGCGCTACCGGTCCGATTGTTGCTTCCACGGATTACATGAAGGCTGTCCCGGATCAGATCCGCCAGTTTGTGCCCAACGAGTTTGCAACCCTTGGCGCTGATGATTTCGGCTTTGCCGACACCCGCGCTGCGGCACGGCGGTACTTCAAGATCGATTCGCACTCCATGGTCGTTCGGACCCTGGAAATGCTCGCCCGCCGCGGCGAGGTGGACGCCAGTGCGCCCGCTGAAGCCATCAAGAAGTACGACCTGCTCAATGTGAACGCTGGAACCTCCGGCAACGCCGGCGGCGACGCCTAGCACTGATGTTGTCCTGAACTGATGTTGTCCTGATCAGGTGTCCTCCTGACCTGGGGCAGGAAAAGAACCGTCGCAACCGCGGCGGTTCTTTTCTTTTGCCTG
This genomic interval from Arthrobacter sunyaminii contains the following:
- the aceE gene encoding pyruvate dehydrogenase (acetyl-transferring), homodimeric type yields the protein MAAEDTTDILSGLTNQLPDRDPEETAEWIESLDELIRSQGTERAQYIMRSLLQRAGSQSVGVPMVTTTDYVNTIPVDQEPEFPGDEEIERRYRAWLRWNAAIMVHRAQRPGIGVGGHISTYAGAATLYEVGMNHFFRGKDHPGGGDQIYFQGHASPGMYARAFLEGRLSEEDMDGFRQEKSREGHALSSYPHPRSMPDFWEFPTVSMGIGPMNAIYQAQSNRYLQNRGLKDTSDQHVWAFLGDGEMDEPESRGLLQLAANDKLDNLTFVVNCNLQRLDGPVRGNGKIMQELEAFFRGAGWNVIKVVWGREWDSLLEKDKDGTLVDIMNSTPDGDYQTYKAENGGFVRDHFFGKSPATKELVANLTDEEIWQLKRGGHDYRKVYAAYKAAMEFKGKPTVILAHTVKGYGLGTHFEGRNATHQMKKLTLDDLKAFRDHLRIPISDEQLEADPYQPPYYNPGPDAPEIKYMLERRRELGGNVPERRVKHEPLHLPDEKAYEVANRGSGKQLAATTMAFVRLLKDLMRDKEFGKRIVPIIPDEARTFGMDSFFPTAKIYNPKGQNYLSVDRDLVLAYKESPQGQIVHVGINEAGSIAAFTAAGTSYATHGEPLIPVYVFYSMFGFQRTGDYIWAATDQMARGFMISATAGRTTLTGEGLQHADGHSPILASTNPAVKTYDPAYGYEIGHIVRHGLEQMYGPDSEDPNVVYNLMVYNEPIQQPKAPEDLDVEGIVKGIYLLAPAKVDGPRAQLLASGVAVPWALEAQKILAEDWGVSADVWSVTSWNELRRDGLAAEEEAFLNPDAEPRVPFVTQQLAGATGPIVASTDYMKAVPDQIRQFVPNEFATLGADDFGFADTRAAARRYFKIDSHSMVVRTLEMLARRGEVDASAPAEAIKKYDLLNVNAGTSGNAGGDA